Proteins encoded within one genomic window of Mesobacillus subterraneus:
- the purM gene encoding phosphoribosylformylglycinamidine cyclo-ligase → MANAYKQAGVDIEAGYEAVERIKKHVKRTVRPGVMGALGGFGGMFDLSSLDLNEPVLVSGTDGVGTKLMLAFMMDRHDTIGIDAVAMCVNDIVVQGAEPLYFLDYIACGKAQPEKIEAIVKGIADGCEQAGCALVGGETAEMPGMYSPEEYDLAGFAVGACEKAEIITGQQIKEGDVLIGLASSGIHSNGYSLVRKVFFEQAGWELERYVDEFGCTLGEELLKPTRIYVKSVLEAMKQFKLKGLAHITGGGFIENIPRMLPQGLGAEIEEGSWEIPQVFKTLESLARLERDDMYNTFNMGIGMIAAVDKSIAHEVVQYFNELGEKAEVIGTVTGSEGIQVKRAGEQV, encoded by the coding sequence ATGGCAAATGCGTATAAGCAGGCTGGTGTGGATATAGAGGCCGGGTACGAAGCGGTTGAGCGAATCAAAAAGCATGTGAAGCGGACGGTCAGGCCTGGTGTAATGGGTGCTCTTGGCGGATTCGGCGGGATGTTCGACCTTTCCAGCCTTGATCTGAATGAACCGGTGCTCGTTTCGGGAACGGATGGTGTTGGCACGAAGCTGATGCTGGCATTCATGATGGACCGACATGATACAATCGGCATAGATGCGGTTGCGATGTGCGTGAATGATATCGTCGTCCAGGGTGCGGAACCTTTATATTTCCTTGATTACATCGCCTGCGGCAAGGCTCAGCCTGAAAAAATCGAGGCGATTGTCAAGGGGATTGCCGATGGCTGTGAACAGGCAGGCTGCGCGCTTGTTGGTGGTGAAACTGCCGAAATGCCGGGGATGTACTCTCCGGAAGAATATGATTTGGCTGGGTTTGCGGTCGGAGCCTGTGAAAAAGCTGAAATTATCACCGGCCAGCAAATCAAAGAAGGCGATGTGCTGATTGGGCTGGCATCAAGCGGCATCCACAGCAATGGCTACTCGCTTGTGCGCAAGGTGTTTTTTGAACAGGCAGGCTGGGAGCTGGAGCGTTATGTCGATGAGTTCGGTTGTACGCTTGGTGAAGAGCTGCTGAAGCCGACACGCATTTATGTAAAATCGGTGCTTGAAGCGATGAAGCAGTTCAAGCTTAAAGGACTTGCCCATATCACGGGCGGCGGTTTTATTGAAAATATCCCAAGGATGCTTCCGCAAGGACTTGGTGCTGAAATTGAGGAAGGAAGCTGGGAAATTCCGCAGGTATTCAAAACATTGGAATCTTTAGCCCGACTTGAGCGGGATGACATGTATAATACATTTAATATGGGCATCGGCATGATCGCTGCAGTTGATAAAAGCATTGCCCATGAAGTGGTCCAGTATTTTAACGAACTGGGTGAAAAGGCTGAAGTGATCGGCACAGTTACCGGGTCAGAAGGAATTCAGGTGAAAAGAGCTGGTGAGCAGGTATGA
- the purN gene encoding phosphoribosylglycinamide formyltransferase, protein MKKIAIFASGSGSNFQAIAVAAQAGTLNVEISLLVCDKPGAFAVDRAEMLGIPALVISPKSYPSKADYEGEVLQKLAGLEVDMIVLAGYMRLIGPTLLEAFEGKIVNIHPSLLPAFPGKDAIGQALAAGVEKTGVTIHYVDEGMDTGPIIASVSVKITPDETRETLQKKIQRIEHSLYPDVLEELLNGEEEAVQWEKSVH, encoded by the coding sequence ATGAAAAAAATAGCCATTTTTGCTTCAGGGAGTGGCAGCAATTTTCAGGCAATTGCTGTTGCAGCCCAGGCTGGCACGCTGAATGTTGAAATCAGCCTGCTTGTATGCGACAAGCCAGGCGCTTTTGCGGTTGATCGCGCTGAAATGCTAGGCATCCCTGCACTCGTCATCAGCCCGAAGAGCTATCCTTCCAAGGCAGACTATGAGGGAGAGGTTTTACAGAAACTTGCGGGTCTTGAAGTCGACATGATTGTCCTTGCCGGCTATATGCGTCTCATCGGTCCGACATTGCTTGAGGCTTTTGAAGGAAAAATAGTCAACATCCACCCGTCATTATTGCCTGCGTTCCCTGGGAAGGATGCAATTGGCCAGGCGCTGGCAGCGGGAGTGGAGAAAACCGGAGTGACCATCCATTACGTCGATGAAGGGATGGACACCGGGCCGATCATTGCCAGTGTGTCAGTGAAAATCACGCCAGACGAAACGAGAGAAACCCTTCAGAAGAAAATACAGCGGATTGAACACAGCTTGTATCCAGATGTTTTGGAGGAGCTGTTGAACGGAGAAGAGGAGGCAGTACAATGGGAAAAAAGCGTGCATTGA
- the purH gene encoding bifunctional phosphoribosylaminoimidazolecarboxamide formyltransferase/IMP cyclohydrolase, with translation MGKKRALISVSNKEGIVELAKELVGLGFEIVSTGGTKQALKDGGVPVIGISDVTGFSEILEGRVKTLHPKIHGGLLAKYDDPSHQAQLAENEIEKIELVCVNLYPFKETISKPGVSPEDAIENIDIGGPAMLRASAKNHQYITVLVDPVDYKQVIEEYKNQNGTTVETRRSLAAKVFRHTAAYDALIAEYMTNLAGEEQPEKMTVTYELKQSLRYGENPHQQAAFYQKPLGSAFSVAAAEQLHGKELSYNNINDANAALQIVKEFSEPAAVAVKHMNPCGVGIGKDVFDAFGKAFEADPVSIFGGIIALNREVNAETARKLYEIFLEIIIAPSFSDDAIEILTGKKNLRLLKVSFDGEASKENTLSSIEGGLLIQEQDAYGFEDAEISVPTKREPTETEWEALKLGWKVVKHVKSNAIVVANKDMTIGIGAGQMNRVGAAKIALEQAGTKADGAALASDAFFPMDDTVEAAAKAGITAIIQPGGSVRDADSIKKADEYGIAMVFTGVRHFRH, from the coding sequence ATGGGAAAAAAGCGTGCATTGATCAGTGTTTCAAATAAGGAAGGAATTGTTGAATTAGCGAAAGAGCTTGTCGGCCTTGGGTTCGAGATCGTCTCGACTGGTGGTACGAAGCAGGCGCTCAAGGATGGCGGTGTGCCAGTGATTGGAATCAGTGATGTGACTGGTTTTTCGGAAATCCTTGAAGGTCGTGTGAAGACGCTGCACCCTAAAATTCATGGGGGTCTCCTTGCGAAGTATGATGATCCATCCCACCAGGCACAGCTGGCTGAAAATGAAATCGAGAAAATCGAGCTAGTCTGCGTGAATTTATATCCTTTCAAAGAAACGATCTCAAAACCTGGTGTATCGCCAGAGGATGCAATCGAAAACATCGATATCGGCGGTCCTGCGATGCTGCGTGCCTCAGCAAAAAACCATCAATACATAACCGTGCTCGTCGATCCTGTTGATTACAAGCAGGTAATTGAAGAGTACAAAAATCAAAACGGAACCACAGTGGAAACGCGCCGCAGCCTTGCTGCGAAGGTATTCCGCCACACGGCTGCTTATGATGCACTGATTGCAGAATACATGACCAATCTTGCGGGAGAAGAGCAGCCGGAAAAAATGACGGTAACATACGAGTTGAAGCAAAGTCTTCGATATGGCGAAAATCCGCATCAACAGGCAGCTTTTTACCAGAAGCCGCTTGGATCGGCCTTTTCGGTAGCAGCTGCTGAGCAGCTTCATGGAAAAGAACTTTCCTATAATAATATCAATGATGCGAATGCTGCTTTGCAGATTGTAAAAGAGTTCTCTGAGCCTGCTGCGGTTGCAGTCAAGCACATGAACCCTTGCGGAGTGGGCATTGGAAAAGATGTTTTTGATGCTTTCGGAAAAGCGTTCGAAGCAGATCCTGTTTCAATTTTTGGCGGCATTATTGCCTTGAATCGTGAAGTAAATGCTGAGACAGCTCGCAAGCTATATGAGATCTTCCTTGAGATTATCATCGCTCCTTCTTTTAGCGATGATGCCATTGAAATTTTAACGGGAAAGAAAAACCTCCGCTTGTTGAAGGTCTCTTTTGATGGAGAAGCTTCAAAGGAAAACACACTATCCTCAATTGAAGGCGGATTGCTCATCCAGGAACAGGATGCATATGGTTTTGAGGATGCGGAAATCTCCGTGCCGACAAAGCGTGAACCGACGGAAACTGAGTGGGAAGCCTTGAAGCTTGGCTGGAAGGTTGTTAAGCATGTTAAATCCAATGCGATTGTCGTAGCGAATAAAGACATGACAATCGGAATCGGTGCAGGGCAAATGAACCGTGTCGGTGCCGCTAAAATTGCCCTGGAACAAGCTGGTACCAAAGCGGATGGAGCAGCGCTCGCATCTGACGCGTTCTTCCCGATGGATGATACCGTCGAAGCAGCAGCAAAAGCCGGAATCACAGCGATCATCCAGCCAGGCGGTTCAGTACGCGATGCAGATTCAATCAAGAAAGCGGATGAATATGGCATTGCGATGGTGTTCACAGGTGTAAGGCATTTCAGACATTAA
- the purC gene encoding phosphoribosylaminoimidazolesuccinocarboxamide synthase, with protein sequence MEELLYEGKAKRIYATDDERVVRVQYKDSATAYNGEKKAEIVGKGRLNNEITSLLFSKLSEAGIQSHFIDKISANEQLVKRVAIIPLEVVVRNFAAGSFSKRLGVEEGEKLSRPIVEFYLKDDALGDPLITDEHVDVLDLATAEEVAELKAAALKINDVLGGFFTEIGVTLIDFKLEFGKDAEGNILLADEISPDTCRLWDRETQQKLDKDVFRRDLGNLTDAYETILTRLGGQLNV encoded by the coding sequence ATGGAAGAGCTGTTATACGAAGGGAAAGCAAAACGGATTTACGCAACGGATGACGAGCGGGTTGTAAGGGTTCAATACAAGGATTCGGCGACGGCGTACAACGGTGAGAAGAAAGCAGAGATTGTCGGCAAAGGAAGATTGAATAACGAGATTACAAGTCTATTATTCTCAAAGCTTAGCGAAGCGGGGATTCAGTCCCATTTTATCGACAAAATTTCTGCCAATGAGCAGCTGGTGAAGCGGGTTGCCATCATTCCGCTTGAGGTCGTTGTGAGGAACTTTGCTGCCGGCAGCTTTTCTAAGCGGCTTGGTGTCGAGGAAGGCGAAAAGCTTTCGAGGCCGATTGTTGAGTTTTATCTGAAGGATGATGCGCTTGGCGATCCGCTGATCACGGATGAACATGTTGATGTGCTGGATTTGGCGACTGCAGAAGAAGTAGCTGAGCTGAAGGCAGCGGCTTTGAAGATCAATGATGTACTGGGTGGATTTTTCACAGAGATTGGCGTGACGCTGATTGACTTCAAGCTTGAATTTGGCAAGGATGCCGAGGGCAATATCCTGCTTGCGGATGAGATTTCGCCGGACACTTGCAGGCTTTGGGATAGGGAGACCCAACAGAAGCTGGATAAGGATGTATTCCGCCGCGATTTAGGGAACCTGACAGATGCTTACGAAACCATTTTGACGAGATTGGGAGGACAATTGAATGTATAA
- the purL gene encoding phosphoribosylformylglycinamidine synthase subunit PurL: MRLMLEPSPEQIKQDKIYREMGLSDSEFASAEQILGRTPNYTETGLFSVMWSEHCSYKNSKPVLKKFPVTGERVLQGPGEGAGIVDIGDGQAVVFKIESHNHPSAIEPYQGAATGVGGIIRDVFSMGARPIALLNSLRFGELESPRVKYLFEQVVAGIAGYGNCIGIPTVGGEVQFDAAYEGNPLVNAMCVGLINHEDIKKGQAHGVGNTVMYVGAKTGRDGIHGATFASEELNESSEDKRPAVQVGDPFMEKLLLEACLELVKNDALVGIQDMGAAGLTSSSAEMASKAGSGIEMNLDLVPQRETGMTAYEMMLSESQERMLIVVEKGREQEIIDLFSKYELEAVAIGKVTDDKMLRLFHKGEVVADVPADALAEEAPVYYKPSSEPAYFREFQAMVNEAPDVENYEATLLQLLQQPTIASKEWVYDQYDHMVRTSTVVSPGSDAAVVRIRGTEKGLAMTTDCNSRYIYLDPETGGKIAVAEAARNIVCSGGEPLAITDCLNFGNPEKPEIFWQFEKAVDGMSEACRTLSTPVIGGNVSLYNETNGTAVYPTPVVGMVGLVEDLKHVTTQHFKNADDLIYLLGDTKDEFGGSELQKLIYGRIFGKAPELDLEVEASYQAQILTAIKKGLVASAHDVAEGGVAVALAESVIGSKGLGASVELEGNAVSALFSESQSRFLLSVKPEHQIEFESLTAAVLIGKVVETTVLKIDVNGKNVINHDAEGLKKAWKGAIPCLLN; this comes from the coding sequence ATGCGATTAATGCTTGAACCAAGTCCAGAGCAAATTAAACAGGATAAAATTTATCGGGAAATGGGGCTGTCAGACAGCGAGTTTGCTTCTGCCGAACAGATTCTTGGCCGTACTCCTAACTATACAGAAACGGGCTTGTTTTCGGTTATGTGGTCGGAGCACTGCAGCTACAAGAACTCGAAGCCTGTGCTGAAAAAGTTCCCTGTCACTGGGGAGCGCGTTTTACAGGGACCAGGCGAAGGCGCGGGAATTGTGGATATTGGCGATGGCCAGGCGGTCGTTTTTAAGATCGAGAGCCACAACCATCCATCTGCGATTGAGCCTTACCAGGGTGCTGCTACAGGTGTCGGCGGCATCATCCGCGATGTTTTTTCGATGGGAGCAAGGCCAATTGCTTTATTGAACTCCCTCCGTTTTGGTGAACTTGAATCGCCACGCGTGAAATATTTATTTGAACAGGTTGTTGCCGGGATTGCTGGCTACGGAAACTGCATTGGCATTCCCACTGTTGGGGGCGAGGTCCAGTTTGATGCCGCTTATGAGGGCAATCCGCTTGTGAACGCGATGTGCGTTGGGCTGATCAACCATGAGGATATCAAGAAGGGGCAGGCGCATGGTGTTGGCAATACCGTTATGTATGTGGGCGCGAAAACAGGCCGTGACGGCATCCATGGTGCCACATTTGCTTCTGAGGAATTGAATGAGTCATCTGAAGATAAGCGTCCAGCTGTCCAGGTTGGCGATCCGTTTATGGAAAAATTGCTTTTAGAGGCTTGTTTGGAGCTTGTGAAAAATGACGCGCTTGTTGGCATCCAGGACATGGGGGCGGCTGGTCTGACGAGTTCATCTGCCGAGATGGCAAGTAAGGCAGGTTCAGGAATCGAAATGAACCTTGACCTAGTGCCACAGCGTGAAACAGGAATGACTGCATACGAAATGATGCTATCAGAGTCCCAGGAGCGTATGCTGATCGTCGTTGAAAAAGGCCGCGAGCAGGAAATCATCGATCTTTTTTCAAAATATGAGCTTGAAGCAGTTGCGATTGGAAAAGTAACGGATGACAAGATGCTTCGTCTTTTCCATAAAGGGGAAGTGGTGGCTGATGTTCCGGCAGATGCGCTGGCTGAAGAAGCGCCTGTCTATTATAAGCCTTCGAGCGAACCAGCTTATTTCCGTGAGTTCCAAGCGATGGTCAATGAAGCGCCTGATGTTGAAAACTATGAAGCTACTCTTTTACAGCTGCTGCAACAGCCGACAATCGCGAGCAAAGAGTGGGTTTATGACCAATATGACCATATGGTCCGCACGAGTACGGTCGTTTCTCCAGGATCAGATGCTGCGGTTGTACGGATTCGCGGAACGGAGAAAGGCCTAGCGATGACGACGGACTGTAACTCTCGTTATATCTATCTTGATCCGGAAACAGGCGGGAAGATTGCCGTTGCTGAGGCAGCGCGCAATATTGTCTGCTCTGGCGGCGAACCATTGGCGATCACGGACTGCCTGAACTTTGGGAATCCTGAGAAGCCGGAGATTTTCTGGCAGTTTGAAAAAGCGGTCGACGGCATGAGCGAAGCGTGCCGGACACTGAGTACGCCTGTCATTGGCGGAAATGTGAGTTTGTATAACGAAACGAATGGAACAGCAGTCTACCCGACCCCGGTTGTCGGAATGGTTGGACTGGTTGAGGATCTTAAGCATGTAACCACTCAGCATTTTAAAAATGCCGATGATTTAATCTATCTTCTGGGTGACACAAAAGATGAGTTCGGCGGCAGTGAGCTTCAGAAGCTTATTTATGGCCGGATTTTTGGCAAGGCACCTGAATTGGATTTAGAAGTGGAGGCCAGCTATCAGGCTCAAATTTTAACAGCGATTAAAAAAGGGCTTGTTGCATCTGCTCATGATGTGGCGGAGGGCGGCGTCGCAGTTGCGCTTGCTGAATCCGTGATTGGCAGCAAGGGGCTTGGTGCTTCTGTTGAACTGGAAGGCAATGCTGTATCGGCATTGTTCAGCGAATCGCAATCCCGCTTTCTTTTATCAGTAAAACCAGAGCACCAGATCGAGTTTGAAAGTTTAACAGCTGCGGTGCTGATTGGTAAAGTTGTAGAAACGACAGTTTTAAAGATTGATGTAAACGGGAAGAACGTGATCAATCATGATGCAGAGGGGCTGAAAAAGGCTTGGAAAGGAGCCATCCCATGCTTGCTGAACTAA
- the purF gene encoding amidophosphoribosyltransferase, with the protein MLAELKGLNEECGVFGIWGHPEAAQITYYGLHSLQHRGQEGTGIVVSDGQQLKGRKGEGLVTEIFTADAMEDLQGVGAIGHVRYATAGGGGYENVQPLLFQSQNGGLALAHNGNLVNADALRNQLEAQGSIFQTSSDTEVLAHLIKRGGFSHLKDRVKNALPMLKGAYAFLIMTETEMMVALDPHGLRPLSLGRLGDAYVVASETCAFDIVGAEFVRDILPGELLVIDADGLHSEMYSMSSSTAICTMEYIYFSRPDSNIHGINVHAARKNLGKQLAKEVPIEADVVTGVPDSSISAAIGYAEESGIPYEMGLIKNRYVGRTFIQPSQSLREQGVKMKLSPVRGIVEGKRVIMVDDSIVRGTTSRRIVKMLKEAGATEVHVVISSPPIQNPCFYGIDTSTREELIASEHTVEEIRKLIGADSLTFLTVEGMLEAIGRNEPGETRGQCLACFTGKYPTEIYPQAVPAGQKC; encoded by the coding sequence ATGCTTGCTGAACTAAAAGGCTTGAATGAGGAATGCGGCGTTTTTGGAATCTGGGGACATCCCGAGGCAGCGCAAATTACGTATTACGGACTTCACAGCCTGCAGCATCGCGGACAGGAAGGCACGGGCATTGTTGTCAGTGATGGCCAGCAGCTTAAGGGGCGTAAAGGCGAGGGGCTTGTAACGGAAATTTTTACGGCTGATGCGATGGAAGACCTTCAGGGTGTTGGCGCAATCGGCCATGTCAGATATGCGACAGCGGGAGGCGGCGGCTATGAAAATGTCCAGCCGCTTCTGTTCCAATCACAGAACGGCGGACTTGCTCTTGCGCATAACGGAAACCTTGTGAATGCCGATGCGTTAAGGAATCAGCTGGAAGCTCAAGGGAGTATTTTCCAGACAAGTTCTGATACAGAGGTGCTCGCTCATCTGATTAAGCGCGGAGGCTTCAGCCATTTGAAGGATCGTGTCAAAAATGCTCTTCCGATGCTGAAGGGTGCTTACGCTTTTTTAATCATGACCGAAACCGAAATGATGGTGGCATTAGATCCGCATGGACTTCGCCCGCTGTCATTGGGCCGTCTTGGAGATGCGTATGTGGTCGCTTCAGAGACTTGCGCGTTCGATATTGTTGGCGCTGAATTTGTAAGGGACATCCTTCCTGGAGAATTGCTAGTGATTGATGCAGACGGCCTTCACTCTGAGATGTACTCAATGAGCTCAAGCACAGCAATCTGTACGATGGAATATATCTATTTTTCAAGACCAGATAGCAACATTCATGGAATCAACGTGCATGCGGCCCGTAAAAATCTCGGCAAACAGCTGGCGAAGGAAGTACCGATTGAGGCGGATGTTGTTACAGGTGTACCAGATTCAAGTATATCCGCGGCGATTGGCTATGCGGAAGAATCGGGAATCCCGTATGAAATGGGACTGATCAAGAACCGTTATGTTGGCCGAACATTCATCCAGCCATCCCAAAGCTTAAGGGAACAGGGTGTTAAGATGAAGCTTTCGCCGGTACGCGGAATTGTGGAAGGCAAGCGTGTCATCATGGTGGACGATTCAATTGTCCGCGGTACGACCAGCCGCCGAATTGTGAAGATGCTGAAGGAAGCGGGCGCAACCGAGGTACACGTCGTCATCAGTTCGCCGCCAATCCAGAATCCATGCTTCTACGGAATCGATACATCTACTCGCGAAGAGTTAATTGCTTCAGAGCACACAGTTGAAGAGATTCGAAAATTGATTGGTGCCGACTCACTGACTTTTTTGACTGTAGAAGGCATGCTTGAGGCAATCGGACGAAATGAACCTGGCGAAACACGCGGCCAGTGCCTCGCCTGTTTTACCGGGAAGTACCCGACAGAGATCTATCCGCAGGCAGTGCCTGCTGGGCAAAAGTGCTGA
- the purQ gene encoding phosphoribosylformylglycinamidine synthase subunit PurQ: MKFAVIVFPGSNCDIDMYHAVKDELGEEAEYVWHDTESLEDYDAVLLPGGFSYGDYLRSGAIAQFSNVMKEVVKAAQAGKPVLGVCNGFQILLEAGLLPGAMRRNESLKFICKQVELKVENNETMFSAGYANGEVITIPVAHGEGNYYCDEETLSSLKSNNQIVFTYNGENPNGSLQNIAGIINERGNVLGMMPHPERAVDEMLGGADGLKFFKSIVKQWREANAINA, encoded by the coding sequence GTGAAGTTTGCGGTGATCGTATTTCCGGGTTCGAACTGTGACATCGACATGTACCATGCGGTAAAAGATGAGCTGGGAGAAGAAGCAGAATATGTCTGGCATGACACTGAAAGTCTTGAAGATTATGATGCCGTGCTTTTGCCAGGCGGTTTCTCATATGGAGATTACTTGAGATCAGGCGCAATCGCGCAGTTCAGCAATGTCATGAAGGAAGTCGTGAAAGCGGCTCAAGCAGGCAAGCCTGTGCTAGGTGTCTGCAACGGATTTCAGATTTTGCTGGAGGCTGGGCTGCTTCCAGGTGCCATGCGACGCAATGAAAGCTTGAAGTTCATTTGCAAGCAGGTCGAGCTGAAGGTAGAGAATAACGAAACGATGTTTTCTGCTGGCTATGCAAATGGGGAAGTCATCACGATCCCTGTTGCACATGGCGAGGGCAATTATTATTGCGATGAGGAGACTCTATCAAGTTTGAAGTCAAATAACCAGATCGTGTTCACTTACAATGGCGAGAATCCGAATGGAAGCCTTCAAAATATTGCCGGGATCATCAATGAGCGCGGGAATGTCCTCGGGATGATGCCTCATCCTGAACGTGCTGTCGATGAAATGCTGGGCGGTGCGGACGGACTGAAGTTTTTCAAATCAATCGTTAAACAATGGAGGGAAGCAAATGCGATTAATGCTTGA
- a CDS encoding YgaP family membrane protein: MNVRPNIGIINALIRITAGLTILAWSTSKMVKRPWKDSYIFMAMLGAMKVGEGIVRYCPLTAAYEKGQDMMGDKNAENGDSEGWIPYNPS, from the coding sequence ATGAATGTACGCCCGAATATTGGAATCATCAACGCGCTCATCAGGATTACAGCTGGCCTGACAATCCTGGCATGGTCAACTTCAAAAATGGTGAAACGCCCGTGGAAGGATTCCTATATTTTCATGGCGATGTTGGGTGCCATGAAAGTTGGCGAAGGGATCGTCCGCTATTGCCCGCTGACAGCCGCATATGAAAAAGGTCAGGACATGATGGGGGATAAGAACGCGGAAAACGGGGATTCTGAGGGCTGGATTCCCTATAATCCGAGCTGA
- a CDS encoding EYxxD motif small membrane protein — translation MFWEYITDVSFVWIALIGSIIALLLVYMKGSNKRRAR, via the coding sequence ATGTTCTGGGAATATATCACGGACGTCAGCTTTGTCTGGATTGCACTCATTGGAAGCATTATTGCCCTGCTGCTCGTTTATATGAAAGGCTCTAACAAGAGACGTGCCCGATAG
- the purB gene encoding adenylosuccinate lyase, with protein MIDRYTRPEMGAIWTEENRFKAWLEVEILACEAWAELGDIPKEDVKKLRQNASFDIDRIKEIEEETRHDVVAFTRAVSETLGEERKWVHYGLTSTDVVDTALSYVLKQANEILMKDLENFVEILTNKAKEHKYTVMMGRTHGVHAEPTTFGLKLALWLEEMKRNLERFKMASRDVEFGKISGAVGTYANIDPFVESYVCEKLGLQAAPISTQTLQRDRHAYYMSALALIATSIEKFAVEIRGLQKSETREVEEFFAKGQKGSSAMPHKRNPIGSENMTGMARVIRGYMTTAYENVPLWHERDISHSSAERIILPDATIALNYMLNRFGNIVKNLTVYPENMKRNMDRTLGLIYSQRVLLALIDKGMSREEAYDTVQPRAMEAWEKQVQFRSLIEQDEKIAGLLSEAEIDDCFDYNYHIKHVDMIFERLGL; from the coding sequence ATGATAGATCGTTATACAAGACCGGAAATGGGAGCAATTTGGACGGAGGAAAATCGCTTTAAGGCATGGCTCGAGGTCGAGATCCTTGCATGTGAAGCTTGGGCAGAACTTGGAGATATTCCTAAGGAAGACGTAAAGAAACTCCGACAGAATGCCTCTTTTGATATCGACCGGATTAAGGAAATCGAAGAAGAGACGCGCCATGATGTCGTTGCTTTTACAAGAGCGGTATCAGAAACACTTGGAGAAGAGCGGAAATGGGTCCACTATGGTCTTACTTCGACGGATGTAGTTGATACAGCTTTGTCTTATGTGCTTAAGCAGGCAAATGAAATTTTAATGAAGGACCTTGAGAACTTTGTAGAGATCCTGACTAACAAAGCAAAGGAACATAAATACACAGTCATGATGGGACGTACGCACGGTGTTCATGCCGAACCGACTACATTTGGCTTGAAGCTGGCTCTTTGGTTAGAGGAAATGAAGCGCAACCTTGAGCGTTTCAAAATGGCTTCCCGCGATGTGGAATTCGGCAAGATTTCTGGTGCGGTCGGTACTTATGCGAATATCGATCCATTTGTTGAATCGTATGTTTGTGAAAAATTAGGGCTGCAGGCGGCACCGATTTCGACACAGACTTTGCAGCGTGACCGTCATGCCTACTATATGTCGGCGCTCGCTTTGATTGCGACTTCAATTGAAAAGTTTGCGGTTGAAATTCGCGGTTTGCAAAAGAGTGAAACTCGTGAGGTGGAGGAGTTTTTTGCGAAAGGACAGAAGGGTTCATCTGCTATGCCGCATAAGCGCAACCCGATTGGTTCTGAGAACATGACAGGAATGGCGAGGGTCATCCGTGGGTATATGACGACGGCTTACGAGAATGTGCCACTATGGCACGAGCGCGATATTTCGCATTCATCAGCAGAAAGGATTATCCTGCCGGATGCAACGATTGCATTGAACTATATGTTGAATCGTTTCGGAAATATCGTCAAGAACTTGACGGTCTACCCTGAGAACATGAAGCGTAATATGGACCGGACACTGGGCTTGATTTACTCTCAGCGTGTGCTGCTTGCATTGATCGACAAAGGCATGTCCCGTGAGGAAGCGTATGACACTGTCCAGCCGCGGGCGATGGAAGCGTGGGAAAAGCAGGTGCAGTTCCGCAGCCTGATCGAACAGGATGAAAAGATTGCCGGACTGCTGAGTGAAGCTGAAATTGATGACTGCTTCGATTACAACTACCATATCAAGCATGTTGATATGATTTTTGAAAGACTGGGACTTTAA
- the purS gene encoding phosphoribosylformylglycinamidine synthase subunit PurS: MYKVKVYVTLRESVLDPQGTAVKKSLATHGYEGIQEVRIGKYMELTLDESVKDVDGAVKEMCERLLANPVIEDYKYEVEEVVAQ, from the coding sequence ATGTATAAAGTGAAGGTGTATGTCACGTTAAGGGAAAGTGTTTTGGATCCACAGGGGACGGCTGTTAAAAAATCACTTGCGACTCATGGTTACGAAGGCATCCAGGAGGTTCGAATCGGCAAGTACATGGAACTTACTTTGGATGAGAGTGTGAAAGATGTAGACGGCGCGGTGAAGGAAATGTGCGAGCGTCTGCTGGCGAATCCGGTGATCGAGGACTACAAGTATGAAGTCGAGGAGGTTGTTGCACAGTGA